The Catenuloplanes niger genome includes a window with the following:
- a CDS encoding succinate dehydrogenase/fumarate reductase iron-sulfur subunit: protein MNLKLRVWRQKGPEDKGRMVTYEVTDISPDASFLEMLDVLNERLILEGDDPIAFDHDCREGICGMCGMMINGVAHGPERATTTCQLHMRHFNDGDSITIEPWRAAAFPVIKDLVVNRGAFDTIIQAGGYITAPTGTAPDAHATPVPKADADAAFEAATCIGCGACVAACPNGSSMLFTAAKVAHLGLMPQGQPERSSRVVSMIEAQDEAGFGGCTNAGECTTVCPKGIPLNLIGRLNADYLKAVSGR from the coding sequence ATGAACCTCAAGCTGCGCGTCTGGCGTCAGAAGGGCCCCGAGGACAAGGGCCGGATGGTGACGTACGAGGTCACCGACATCTCCCCGGACGCCTCCTTCCTGGAGATGCTCGACGTCCTCAACGAGCGCCTCATCCTCGAGGGCGACGACCCCATCGCGTTCGACCACGACTGCCGTGAGGGCATCTGCGGCATGTGCGGCATGATGATCAACGGCGTGGCGCACGGCCCGGAGCGGGCCACCACCACCTGCCAGCTGCACATGCGTCACTTCAACGACGGTGACTCGATCACCATCGAGCCGTGGCGGGCCGCCGCGTTCCCGGTGATCAAGGACCTGGTGGTCAACCGCGGCGCGTTCGACACGATCATCCAGGCCGGTGGCTACATCACGGCGCCGACCGGCACCGCGCCGGACGCGCACGCCACGCCGGTGCCGAAGGCGGACGCGGACGCCGCGTTCGAGGCCGCCACCTGCATCGGCTGCGGCGCGTGCGTCGCCGCCTGCCCGAACGGCTCCTCCATGCTGTTCACCGCGGCCAAGGTCGCCCACCTGGGCCTGATGCCGCAGGGACAGCCGGAGCGCTCCTCCCGCGTGGTCAGCATGATCGAGGCCCAGGACGAGGCCGGCTTCGGCGGCTGCACCAACGCCGGCGAGTGCACCACGGTCTGCCCGAAGGGCATCCCGCTCAACCTGATCGGCCGGCTCAACGCCGACTACCTCAAGGCCGTCTCCGGCCGCTGA
- a CDS encoding fumarate reductase/succinate dehydrogenase flavoprotein subunit → MTEFWTQGEPIADTAAPDGPVETRWERRQFSAKLVNPANRRKLTVIVVGTGLAGGSAAATLGEAGYHVKSYCYQDSPRRAHSIAAQGGINAAKNYRNDGDSIYRLFYDTVKGGDFRARESNVYRLAQVSVNIIDQCVAQGVPFAREYGGLLDNRSFGGTQVSRTFYARGQTGQQLLLGAYQALERQIAAGNVEMHERHEMLELIIVDGKARGIVVRNMVTGEITTEVADAVVLASGGYGNVFFLSTNAKGCNVTATWRAHRKGAYFANPCYTQIHPTCIPESGSHQSKLTLMSESLRNDGRVWVPKKAGDHREAADIPEDERDYYLERIYPAFGNLVPRDIASRAAKNVCDEGRGVGPGGLGVYLDFADAIKRLGQPAVEAKYGNLFEMYARITGEDPYVTPMRIYPAVHYTMGGLWVDYDLQSNVPGLFVIGEANFSDHGANRLGASALMQGLADGYFVLPNTLGNYLASGPYEKIGADHPAVVEARRDVEERIQKFLSINGDRTVDSFHRELGHIMWEYCGMERTEEGLTKAIGLIRALREEFWTRVKVPGKGEELNQNLEKAGRVADFFELAELMCIDALHRAESCGGHFRAESQTEDGEALRHDDEFAYVAAWEHAGFGSAPTLHKEDLNFEYVHPTQRSYK, encoded by the coding sequence ATGACCGAGTTCTGGACCCAGGGCGAGCCGATCGCCGACACCGCCGCGCCGGACGGCCCGGTCGAGACCCGCTGGGAGCGGCGGCAGTTCTCCGCCAAGCTGGTCAACCCGGCCAACCGCCGCAAGCTGACCGTGATCGTGGTCGGCACCGGCCTGGCCGGTGGCTCCGCCGCCGCCACGCTCGGCGAGGCCGGCTACCACGTCAAGTCCTACTGCTACCAGGACAGCCCGCGGCGCGCGCACTCGATCGCGGCGCAGGGCGGCATCAACGCGGCCAAGAACTACCGCAACGACGGCGACTCGATCTACCGCCTGTTCTACGACACGGTCAAGGGCGGCGACTTCCGCGCCCGCGAGTCGAACGTGTACCGCCTGGCCCAGGTCAGCGTGAACATCATCGACCAGTGCGTGGCGCAGGGCGTGCCGTTCGCCCGCGAGTACGGCGGCCTGCTCGACAACCGCTCGTTCGGCGGCACCCAGGTGTCCCGCACGTTCTACGCCCGGGGCCAAACCGGTCAGCAGCTGCTGCTCGGCGCGTACCAGGCGCTGGAGCGGCAGATCGCGGCCGGCAACGTGGAGATGCACGAGCGGCACGAGATGCTCGAGCTGATCATCGTGGACGGCAAGGCGCGCGGCATCGTGGTCCGCAACATGGTGACCGGTGAGATCACCACCGAGGTGGCGGACGCGGTCGTGCTCGCCTCCGGCGGTTACGGCAACGTCTTCTTCCTCTCCACCAACGCCAAGGGCTGCAACGTCACCGCGACCTGGCGAGCGCACCGCAAGGGCGCGTACTTCGCGAACCCCTGCTACACGCAGATCCACCCGACCTGCATCCCGGAGTCCGGCTCGCACCAGAGCAAGCTCACGCTGATGTCCGAGTCGCTGCGCAACGACGGCCGGGTCTGGGTGCCGAAGAAGGCCGGTGACCACCGCGAGGCCGCGGACATCCCGGAGGACGAGCGCGACTACTACCTGGAGCGCATCTACCCGGCGTTCGGCAACCTGGTGCCGCGCGACATCGCGTCCCGGGCCGCCAAGAACGTCTGCGACGAGGGCCGTGGCGTCGGCCCCGGCGGGCTCGGCGTCTACCTGGACTTCGCGGACGCGATCAAGCGGCTGGGCCAGCCCGCGGTCGAGGCGAAGTACGGCAACCTGTTCGAGATGTACGCGCGGATCACCGGCGAGGACCCGTACGTCACGCCGATGCGCATCTACCCCGCGGTGCACTACACGATGGGCGGGCTCTGGGTCGACTACGACCTGCAGTCCAACGTCCCCGGCCTGTTCGTGATCGGCGAGGCGAACTTCTCCGACCACGGCGCGAACCGGCTCGGCGCGTCCGCGCTGATGCAGGGCCTGGCGGACGGGTACTTCGTGCTGCCGAACACGCTCGGCAACTACCTGGCGTCCGGGCCGTACGAGAAGATCGGCGCCGACCACCCGGCCGTGGTCGAAGCCCGCCGCGACGTCGAGGAGCGGATCCAGAAGTTCCTCAGCATCAACGGCGACCGGACCGTCGACTCCTTCCACCGTGAGCTCGGCCACATCATGTGGGAGTACTGCGGCATGGAGCGCACCGAGGAGGGCCTGACCAAGGCGATCGGGCTGATCCGGGCGCTGCGCGAGGAGTTCTGGACCCGGGTGAAGGTGCCGGGCAAGGGCGAGGAGCTGAACCAGAACCTGGAGAAGGCCGGCCGCGTCGCCGACTTCTTCGAGCTGGCCGAGCTGATGTGCATCGACGCGCTGCACCGGGCCGAGTCCTGCGGCGGTCACTTCCGGGCGGAGAGCCAGACCGAGGACGGCGAGGCGCTCCGGCACGACGACGAGTTCGCGTACGTCGCGGCCTGGGAGCACGCCGGCTTCGGCTCGGCGCCCACGCTGCACAAGGAAGACCTCAACTTCGAGTACGTCCACCCCACCCAGCGGAGCTACAAGTAA
- a CDS encoding succinate dehydrogenase cytochrome b subunit — MKIIMAVSGAVLVLYLFAHMVGNLKIFVGAADFDHYAHWLRELGAPVLPHQWGLWMVRIGLTVAVIAHIVSATMLTIRARKARPVKYAHRPKVQGSYAARTMRWGGVIILLFVIYHILDLTTGTVHPDFAEGEVYNNVVADFAPERWYVTLFYVVSVVAVGFHLRHGIWSALRTLGQQSARGQRVARAVALVISLVLTAGFLSVPFAVTTGLVG, encoded by the coding sequence TTGAAGATCATCATGGCGGTCAGTGGTGCCGTCCTGGTCCTTTACCTCTTCGCGCACATGGTCGGCAACCTCAAGATCTTCGTGGGTGCGGCGGACTTCGACCACTACGCGCACTGGCTGCGCGAGCTCGGTGCGCCCGTGCTGCCCCACCAGTGGGGACTGTGGATGGTGCGCATCGGCCTGACGGTCGCGGTCATCGCGCACATCGTCTCCGCGACGATGCTGACGATCCGGGCCCGGAAGGCGCGCCCGGTGAAGTACGCGCACCGGCCCAAGGTGCAGGGCAGCTACGCCGCGCGCACGATGCGCTGGGGCGGCGTGATCATCCTGCTCTTCGTGATCTATCACATTCTCGACCTGACCACCGGCACGGTGCACCCGGACTTCGCCGAGGGCGAGGTCTACAACAACGTGGTCGCGGACTTCGCGCCGGAGCGCTGGTACGTGACGCTGTTCTACGTGGTCTCCGTGGTCGCGGTCGGCTTCCACCTGCGGCACGGCATCTGGAGCGCACTGCGCACGCTGGGCCAGCAGTCCGCGCGCGGGCAGCGCGTCGCCCGGGCGGTCGCGCTGGTGATCTCGCTGGTGCTGACCGCAGGCTTCCTCTCCGTACCCTTCGCCGTGACGACCGGGCTGGTGGGCTGA
- a CDS encoding LysR family transcriptional regulator, which produces MQLQQLRYFVAVAELRHFTHAADQLGVSQPTLSKQIHTLEITLGAPLFDRHPGNVRLTTVGETLLPLARRIVTDADAARHAVQEIVGLRRGRVRLGATPSLCTSLVPGVLRNFREHHPEVELHVDEGGSQDLVVDLIAHSLDLALIVLPDQGSDPALHTEQILRESLVVASVASGPPPTLSDRLALAELRDTPLVMFRVGYDLRTATIEACRRAGFTPRYAVEGGEMDAVLAFVEAGLGVALVPGMVLANRPLLRATPLATPGVHRTIALARRRESVLPHAATALRETLLDFIAAGPLPAGVTVIQTPPPANP; this is translated from the coding sequence GTGCAGCTACAGCAGCTCCGATACTTCGTCGCAGTGGCAGAACTCCGACATTTCACCCATGCGGCTGACCAGTTGGGCGTCTCACAGCCCACGCTCAGTAAGCAGATTCACACGTTGGAAATAACACTCGGCGCCCCGCTGTTCGACCGGCACCCCGGAAACGTCCGGCTGACCACGGTCGGCGAGACGCTGCTGCCGTTGGCCCGCCGCATCGTCACGGACGCGGACGCGGCCCGGCACGCGGTCCAGGAGATCGTCGGCCTGCGGCGCGGCCGGGTCCGGCTCGGCGCCACCCCGAGCCTGTGCACGTCGCTCGTCCCCGGCGTGCTCCGCAACTTCCGGGAGCACCATCCCGAGGTGGAACTGCACGTCGACGAGGGCGGCTCGCAGGACCTGGTCGTCGACCTGATCGCGCACTCGCTCGACCTGGCCCTGATCGTGCTGCCCGACCAGGGCAGCGACCCGGCGCTGCACACCGAGCAGATCCTGCGCGAGTCGCTGGTCGTGGCGTCCGTCGCCAGCGGCCCGCCGCCCACGCTCTCCGACCGGCTCGCGCTCGCCGAACTGCGCGACACCCCGCTGGTCATGTTCCGGGTCGGCTACGACCTGCGCACCGCCACCATCGAGGCCTGCCGCCGGGCCGGCTTCACCCCGCGTTACGCGGTCGAGGGCGGCGAGATGGACGCGGTGCTCGCCTTCGTCGAGGCCGGGCTCGGCGTCGCCCTGGTCCCCGGCATGGTCCTGGCCAACCGCCCGCTGCTGCGCGCCACCCCGCTGGCCACGCCGGGCGTGCACCGCACGATCGCGCTGGCCCGCCGCCGCGAGTCGGTCCTGCCGCACGCCGCGACCGCGCTCCGCGAGACGCTCCTCGACTTCATCGCGGCCGGCCCGCTCCCGGCGGGCGTCACGGTCATCCAGACCCCGCCTCCGGCGAACCCCTAG
- a CDS encoding class I SAM-dependent methyltransferase, with the protein MTTEQPDYDTIAREWDEREYLREQVTAAIVERLPEIPDGALVLDLGCGTGEPGFTVKARYPAVRLLGVDVSEPMIALARSKARRLADVSFEARPMSDTGAGPASVDVLVSRFAFLYEDHRDVRPSLAEAARVLRPGGAFSVAVWDRAELNTLIALLHTAVGDLPGAAALPDPFAYDVLAAPGHRARLLREAGFASVAEAAFTFDYRIAGRAALLEVLHTSPYGPFVGALGPADQATVEDRVIAGAAGHAEPGGGYRIPITCRLLWGRR; encoded by the coding sequence ATGACGACGGAACAGCCCGACTACGACACCATCGCGCGGGAGTGGGACGAGCGCGAGTATCTCCGGGAGCAGGTCACCGCTGCGATCGTGGAGCGGCTGCCGGAGATACCGGACGGCGCGCTGGTGCTCGACCTGGGATGCGGCACCGGCGAGCCCGGCTTCACGGTGAAGGCGCGTTATCCGGCGGTCCGGCTGCTGGGCGTGGACGTCTCGGAGCCGATGATCGCGCTCGCCCGGTCCAAGGCCCGGCGGCTCGCCGACGTCTCCTTCGAGGCGCGTCCGATGAGCGACACCGGGGCCGGTCCGGCCTCTGTCGACGTGCTCGTCTCCCGCTTCGCCTTCCTCTACGAGGACCACCGGGACGTACGCCCGTCGCTGGCCGAGGCGGCCCGGGTGCTGCGGCCCGGCGGCGCGTTCTCGGTGGCGGTGTGGGACCGGGCCGAGCTGAACACGCTGATCGCACTGCTGCACACCGCGGTCGGCGACCTGCCGGGCGCGGCGGCGTTGCCGGACCCGTTCGCGTACGACGTCCTCGCCGCGCCCGGTCACCGGGCCCGGCTGCTGCGCGAGGCCGGGTTCGCGTCGGTGGCGGAGGCCGCGTTCACGTTCGACTACCGGATCGCGGGGCGGGCGGCGCTCCTCGAGGTGCTGCACACCAGCCCGTACGGGCCATTCGTCGGCGCGCTCGGCCCCGCGGATCAGGCCACGGTCGAGGACCGCGTCATCGCCGGCGCCGCCGGGCACGCGGAACCGGGCGGCGGCTATCGAATCCCGATCACCTGCCGGCTGCTGTGGGGCCGTCGCTGA
- a CDS encoding AraC family transcriptional regulator codes for MDVITDIVGTMRAGGAAGGHLFRRSGPWGLRFPAVDGAGFHVVRHGTGWLVTAGQRPVPLRPGDVVLSPYGAEHGFADTPRPVGALPAADPNEPGAPGPADFELVCGGYLLNRGRVHPYLRTLPEVVVMPAPESHRDPALRALVDLVGAGVHRDRRAAAVVLPAVVDLLLVHGLEWARERSAAPGVPAVTDAAIAAVLRAVHDGLATPWTVGRLSAVAGMPRAAFARRFAELVGEPPMTWVIHQRLGHAAGLLRTTGEPLAVVARQVGYAGEFAFAAAFRRRFGIAPGRYRQNATGRAG; via the coding sequence GTGGACGTCATCACCGACATCGTCGGCACCATGCGCGCGGGCGGCGCGGCCGGCGGGCACCTGTTCCGCCGCTCGGGACCGTGGGGTCTGCGGTTCCCGGCCGTCGACGGTGCCGGCTTCCACGTGGTGCGGCACGGCACCGGCTGGCTGGTCACGGCGGGGCAACGCCCGGTGCCGCTGCGGCCGGGCGACGTCGTCCTCTCCCCGTACGGCGCGGAGCACGGGTTCGCCGACACGCCGCGGCCGGTCGGCGCGCTGCCGGCCGCCGACCCGAACGAGCCCGGTGCGCCCGGCCCGGCCGACTTCGAGCTCGTTTGCGGCGGCTACCTGCTGAACCGGGGGCGGGTGCACCCCTACCTCCGTACGCTGCCCGAGGTCGTGGTGATGCCGGCCCCGGAGTCGCACCGGGACCCCGCGCTGCGCGCGCTCGTGGACCTGGTGGGCGCGGGCGTCCACCGGGACCGGCGCGCCGCCGCCGTGGTCCTGCCCGCGGTCGTCGACCTGCTGCTCGTGCACGGCCTGGAGTGGGCGCGGGAGCGGTCGGCCGCGCCCGGCGTGCCGGCGGTCACGGACGCGGCGATCGCGGCCGTGCTGCGGGCGGTGCACGACGGCCTGGCCACGCCGTGGACGGTCGGGCGGCTCAGTGCCGTCGCCGGGATGCCGCGGGCCGCGTTCGCCAGGCGGTTCGCCGAGCTCGTGGGCGAGCCGCCGATGACCTGGGTGATCCATCAGCGGCTGGGCCACGCCGCCGGGCTGCTGCGCACGACCGGGGAACCGCTCGCGGTCGTCGCCCGGCAGGTCGGCTATGCCGGTGAGTTCGCGTTCGCCGCGGCCTTCCGGCGACGGTTCGGGATCGCACCGGGCCGGTACCGGCAGAACGCGACCGGCCGGGCCGGCTGA
- the hisF gene encoding imidazole glycerol phosphate synthase subunit HisF, with translation MTVAVRVIPCLDVDAGRVVKGVNFADLRDAGDPVELAAAYDAAGADELTFLDVTASSDDRGTMLDVVRRTAESVFIPLTVGGGVRSVANVDTLLRAGADKVGVNTAAIARPELISEIAHRFGNQVLVLSLDVRRNPELGFEVTTHGGRRGTGLDAVEWARRVAELGAGEILLNSMDADGTKAGFDLELIGRVREVVDIPVIASGGAGAVAHFPPAVEAGADAVLAASVFHFGELTIPQVKTALREAGNPVR, from the coding sequence ATGACTGTGGCGGTACGCGTGATCCCGTGTCTGGACGTGGACGCGGGGCGGGTGGTCAAGGGCGTCAACTTCGCCGACCTGCGGGACGCCGGCGACCCGGTCGAGCTGGCCGCGGCCTACGACGCGGCCGGTGCGGACGAGCTGACGTTCCTGGACGTGACGGCCAGCTCCGACGACCGCGGCACGATGCTGGACGTGGTCCGGCGTACCGCCGAGTCGGTCTTCATCCCGCTGACCGTCGGCGGCGGCGTGCGCTCCGTGGCGAACGTGGACACGCTGCTGCGCGCCGGCGCGGACAAGGTCGGCGTGAACACGGCCGCGATCGCCCGCCCGGAGCTGATCTCGGAGATCGCCCACCGCTTCGGCAACCAGGTGCTCGTGCTGTCGCTGGACGTGCGCCGCAACCCGGAGCTCGGCTTCGAGGTGACCACGCACGGCGGCCGCCGCGGCACCGGGCTGGACGCGGTCGAGTGGGCCCGCCGCGTGGCCGAGCTGGGCGCCGGCGAGATCCTGCTGAACTCGATGGACGCGGACGGCACCAAGGCCGGCTTCGACCTGGAGCTGATCGGCCGGGTCCGCGAGGTGGTCGACATCCCGGTGATCGCCAGCGGCGGCGCCGGTGCGGTGGCGCACTTCCCGCCCGCGGTCGAGGCCGGCGCGGACGCGGTGCTCGCCGCCAGTGTGTTCCACTTCGGTGAGCTCACCATCCCGCAGGTCAAGACGGCCCTCCGCGAGGCCGGGAACCCGGTTCGGTAG
- a CDS encoding EamA family transporter, with translation MRPRDIALAVAVAAVWGVNFVVIAVGLDHFPPLLFSALRFGLAAVPALFFVGRPGVPWRWVIAVALTLAVTKFSLLFFGIEAGMPAGLSSLVLQSQAVFTTLFAVLLLRERPRGVQLAGLAVAAAGLAVVAARLGPDRPPAAFALVIGAAVTWGLSNVATRKASPPDSLRFMVWVSALGAVPLFALSLIVDGPAADLAALRGADLPAIGAVLFIAFVATLGGFGAWGSLIKRYGASTVAPFSMLVPFFGMGSAALFLGEPVHAADVLGGALVIGGVLLPFLVKPRATTVTAAPIGSSA, from the coding sequence ATGAGACCTCGCGACATCGCGCTGGCCGTGGCCGTGGCCGCGGTCTGGGGCGTCAACTTCGTCGTCATCGCGGTCGGCCTGGACCACTTCCCGCCGCTGCTGTTCTCCGCGCTGCGGTTCGGGCTCGCGGCCGTACCCGCGCTGTTCTTCGTGGGTCGTCCGGGGGTGCCGTGGCGGTGGGTGATCGCGGTCGCGCTGACGCTCGCGGTCACCAAGTTCTCGCTGCTGTTCTTCGGCATCGAGGCGGGCATGCCGGCCGGGCTGTCCTCGCTGGTGCTGCAGAGCCAGGCCGTCTTCACCACGCTGTTCGCGGTGCTGCTGCTGCGCGAGCGCCCGCGCGGCGTGCAGCTGGCCGGGCTGGCGGTCGCGGCGGCCGGGCTCGCGGTGGTGGCCGCCCGGCTCGGCCCGGACCGGCCGCCGGCCGCGTTCGCGCTGGTCATCGGCGCGGCCGTGACGTGGGGCCTGTCGAACGTGGCGACCCGCAAGGCGTCACCGCCGGACAGCCTGCGGTTCATGGTCTGGGTGAGCGCGCTCGGCGCGGTGCCGCTGTTCGCGCTGTCGCTGATCGTGGACGGCCCGGCGGCGGACCTCGCGGCGCTCCGGGGCGCGGACCTGCCGGCGATCGGCGCGGTGCTGTTCATCGCGTTCGTCGCCACGCTCGGCGGGTTCGGCGCGTGGGGCTCGCTGATCAAGCGGTACGGCGCGTCCACGGTCGCACCGTTCTCGATGCTGGTGCCGTTCTTCGGCATGGGGTCGGCCGCGCTCTTCCTCGGCGAACCGGTGCACGCGGCGGACGTGCTCGGCGGGGCGCTGGTGATCGGGGGCGTGCTGCTGCCGTTCCTGGTCAAACCTCGGGCGACGACGGTCACCGCGGCCCCGATAGGCTCGTCGGCATGA
- a CDS encoding LysR substrate-binding domain-containing protein: protein MIDLGRLRALHALASYGTVLAASSALRCTPSAVSQQIGKLERETGTTLVERDGRGVRLTEAGQVLARHAESVLSAVDEAEAALAAHRDTVTGRLTVASFATAARALLPHALHRLAADHPGLATGIVEGNPHEGLDALQRGHVDLCVLDDWPEVALHYPPGVAHLELGLDVADLIVPSGHRLAGHSRVRLAQTRDERWISAPAGAICHQWLLRVLPGVRPDFLVGEFETQLTLVAAGLGIAVVPRLARTTLPSGVRVVPVTPPPTRRVVLAWREASSARPAIGAVITALREAWTAYTARTPA from the coding sequence ATGATCGACCTGGGTCGCCTGCGCGCGCTGCACGCCCTGGCCAGCTACGGCACCGTGCTGGCCGCGAGCTCCGCGCTGCGCTGCACGCCGTCCGCGGTCTCCCAGCAGATCGGCAAGCTGGAGCGGGAGACCGGCACCACACTCGTGGAGCGGGACGGCCGCGGCGTCCGGCTCACCGAGGCCGGCCAGGTGCTGGCCCGGCACGCCGAGTCCGTGCTGTCCGCGGTCGACGAGGCCGAGGCCGCGCTCGCCGCCCACCGCGACACCGTCACCGGCCGGCTGACCGTGGCGTCGTTCGCCACCGCGGCCCGCGCGCTGCTCCCGCACGCGCTGCACCGGCTCGCCGCCGACCACCCCGGCCTCGCCACCGGCATCGTCGAGGGCAACCCGCACGAAGGGCTGGACGCGCTCCAGCGCGGTCACGTCGACCTGTGCGTGCTGGACGACTGGCCGGAGGTCGCGCTCCACTACCCGCCCGGCGTCGCCCACCTGGAGCTGGGCCTGGACGTCGCGGACCTGATCGTGCCGAGCGGGCACCGGCTGGCCGGCCACTCACGGGTACGGCTGGCGCAGACCCGCGACGAGCGGTGGATCTCCGCACCGGCCGGCGCGATCTGCCACCAGTGGCTGCTCCGCGTGCTGCCCGGCGTCCGCCCGGACTTCCTGGTCGGCGAGTTCGAGACGCAGCTGACGCTGGTCGCCGCGGGCCTCGGCATCGCCGTCGTCCCGCGTCTGGCCCGCACCACGCTGCCGTCCGGCGTACGCGTGGTGCCGGTGACCCCGCCGCCGACCCGCCGCGTGGTGCTGGCCTGGCGCGAGGCCTCCTCGGCCCGGCCCGCGATCGGCGCGGTGATCACCGCGCTCCGCGAGGCCTGGACCGCGTACACGGCCCGCACCCCGGCATGA